From the Neobacillus sp. PS3-34 genome, the window ATTCCCTCGACTCAGCAAGGAAATTTGTTTCCGGCAGCGCTGCCTCGCAATTTTGTTTATGTGGACAAAATGAACAGTATGAGGAATCCGGACTGGAAATTTTGAAGGTACTTAAGACAGAATTTCCAAACTTTCATTTTTATCTTGCGGGACTGCCGGAAAAACAAGAACAGGCGAAATGGACAGCAGAGGGGATTAAGCAGTTTATTCACATAAAAAGCAACTGCTACGATATTCTTTCTTCCATGCTGGCAGAGATGGAGGCGGATTCACAGTGAAAAAAGCGAAACCCGATTTTCAAAAGATGCCACTTTTTGATGAGAATGATTTTTTAACACATGATGAATGGAAGCAAGTGGTACAAAAAGAGGTAAGCGCCTCTCTTGATGACCTTCTTTTTGAGACGAATGAAAACATTACATTAAAGCCTTTATATACAAAGGAAGACATCCAGGGGCTAGAGCACTTGGATGCTAAACCAGGGCTTCCTCCTTTTACAAGAGGTCCTTATTCGACTATGTATGTTAACAGGCCCTGGACGGTCAGGCAGTATGCTGGCTTTTCTACAGCGGAGGAAAGCAATGCCTTTTATCGCCGCAACCTGGCAATGGGTCAAAAGGCCTGTCGGTAGCATTCGACCTGGCAACGCATCGCGGCTACGATTCGGACCATCCAAGAGTGGTAGGAGACGTCGGTAAAGCGGGAGTTGCGATTGATTCCATTCTCGATATGAAGACCCTCTTTGACGGAATTCCGTTGGATCAGATGTCGGTGTCCATGACGATGAATGGTGCAGTTCTACCTATTCTTGCATTTTTTATCGTAACTGCTGAAGAACAGGGAGTAAGCCAGGATAAGCTTTCTGGTACTATCCAAAATGATATTTTGAAAGAATACATGGTTCGCAATACTTATATTTATCCGCCGGAAATGTCGATGAAAATTATTGCTGATATTTTTGAGTATACATCCAAATATATGCCTAAATTTAATAGCATCAGCATTTCCGGATACCATATGCAGGAGGCTGGAGCACCTGCTGATATCGAGTTGGCTTATACGCTCGCAGACGGGCTCGAGTATGTCAGGACTGGACTGACAGCCGGAATTGAGATTGATTCCTTTGCACCGAGGCTTTCGTTTTTCTGGGCAATCGGGATGAATTACTTTATGGAAATTGCCAAAATGAGAGCGGCACGATTTATTTGGGCAAAAATGATGAAATCCTTTAATCCGAAAACGACGAAATCAATGGCACTCCGAACCCATTCGCAAACGTCTGGCTGGAGCCTGACGGAACAGGATCCTTTTAATAATGTTACGAGAACTTTAATTGAAGCTCATGCCGCTGCGATGGGACATACCCAATCACTTCATACGAATGCCCTTGATGAGGCGATAGCACTTCCTACTGATTTTTCTGCAAGGATTGCCCGAAATACACAGCTTTTCCTACAGGATGAAACGGGAATCACCAAGGTGATTGATCCGTGGGCTGGTTCCTATTATGTTGAAACGCTTACGAATGAACTGATTCAAAAAGCATGGAAGCATATTGAGGAAATCGAAAATCTCGGCGGAATGGCTAAAGCGATAGAAACAGGACTGCCGAAAATGAGAATCGAGGAAGCCGCAGCCAGAAGGCAGGCGCAAATTGATTCAGGCAACGAAACGATCATCGGTGTGAATCGTTACCGCCTTGAAAAAGAAGAGCCAATCGACATACTGGATATCGATAACACAGCTGTTCGCCTGAAGCAAATTGAAAAGTTAAACAAGTTGAAGAAGAGTCGTGATGAACAAAGAGTAAACGAAGCGCTGGATGCCTTACCAGTGCAGCTGAACAAGGTGATCGTAACCTCCTTGAGCTCGCCGTGCAGGCAGCAAGGGAAAGAGCAACACTTGGAGAAATCTCTTTTGCAATAGAAAAAGTCGCCGAACGGCATAAAGCGGTGATCCGCTCTATCAGCGGTGTTTACAGCTCATCATTCTCCAATGAAGAAGAAATTTTAGAAGTAAAAAGAATGGCAGATGAATTTTTAGAGAATGAAGGAAGAAGGCCACGCATCATGATTGCCAAAATGGGACAAGATGGACACGACCGGGGTGCAAAGGTCATTTCGACGGCCTTTGCGGATGTTGGCTTCGATGTTGATATCGGTCCGTTGTTCCAGACACCTGAGGAAACGGCGATGCAGGCAGTGGAAAACGATGTCCATGTCATTGGGTTCAGTTCGCTCGCGGCTGGCCATAAAACACTTCTCCCGCAGTTAGTGGAGGAGCTGAAAAAACTGGCCGTGAGGATATCCTGGTCGTAATTGGCGGTGTTATTCCGGCTCAGGATTATCAATTCCTAATCGAGCATGGTGCGGCAGCGATTTTTGGACCAGGGACTGTTATTCCGGTCGCTGCCCAAAAGGTTATTAAAGAGATATATAAACAACTTGGTTATGAGGAAGTGGCACAATAAATGGGCGGAGGCAGGAAGCCGGAATGGAGCGATCCAAACCGGCCTGACGATTTCTCAAGCACCGTTCGTAAGGGACTGCAGCAAGAAGGGCTGGACCAGTCAATCCAAAAAGGCCTTCATTTTCAAAAAAAGCGTGTGCAGCGCCCCTCTGTAACGGAGCTTTTTGAAGGTGTATTAAAAAGGGACCGCAGTTTTCTCGCCCGCGCCATTACTCTCGCAGAGAGCAACTTAGTGAATCATTTTAGCGAAGCACAGGCACTGCTGCAAAAACTCCTGCCTTACACTGGCCGTTCAATCCGGATTGGAATTACAGGGGTTCCCGGTGCTGGTAAAAGCACATTTATTGAATCGTTTGGAATGCATCTTTGCAGTCTTGGCCTTCGTGTTGCTGTTTTAGCGATTGATCCTAGTTCAAGCATTAGCGGGGGAAGCATACTCGGGGATAAAACGAGAATGGAGCAGCTTTCCAAAAATCCGTTTGCTTTCATTCGTCCCTCTGCGTCTGGCGGCAAGCTTGGCGGTGTGCATAGAAAAACAAGGGAAGCTATGCTGATTTGTGAAGCAGCAGGCTTCGATGTGATTTTAATAGAAACAGTCGGTGTGGCGAAAGCGAAACTGTTATTCGTGATATGGTGGATTTTTTCATGCTCCTTGTCCTGACAGGGGCAGGAGATGAATTGCAGGGAATGAAGAAAGGCATTATGGAATTGGCAGATGCGATTATTGTCCATAAAGCTGATGGAGACAATAAGGCATTTGCAGAGCAAACCAAAATGGAATACAACCGTATTCTCCACTTTCTTCACCCCGCAACCAAAGGATGGACATCGAAAGCATATACATGTTCGTCACTAGAGAATAATGGCATCATCGAGATTTGGGAGCTTATTAAAAAGTTCGAAAAGACCGGTAAGGAATCGGGTGTATTTGAGGAAAGAAGGAAGAGGCAGTCAAGGGATTGGATTCATTCAATGATTATTGATCAGCTTCAATACAGCTTTTTTCATCATCCTGATGTAAAAAATATACTGCCGAAGCTTGAGAATGAAGTCATCGCAGGTGAAAAAACGGCAGCTTCCGCAGTGGAAACTCTATTCAAGGCATTTTTAGAAAACCAAAAACAAAAAAACGGATAGTATCTCTTGATACTATCCTCATTAGGGAGTTTAGGGGTATGGATCTAGCTGTAGTTATATCTTTCCCGCTTTCATCATTATTAAACTTTTTTTTGAAAAATATATCACTATGTTTGTAATCGGTTCTTTTCTATTGGTATGATATAAATACATTCCAATATTGACCCAGTTCAAAGGAGAGAAATGTAATGAATATGGATTTTAATTTTTTTATGAATGATGTTGTCCGCCAGGCACGCCAGGAGATTGTGACAGCTGGATATACAGAGTTAACAACCCCTGAGGAAGTAGAAGATGCTTTTTCACAAAAAGGGACGACTCTGGTAATGGTTAATTCGGTTTGCGGCTGCGCAGGGGGTATTGCCCGTCCAGCAGCGGCACATGCGCTCCATTATGATAAGCGTCCTGATCATGTTGTGACTGTTTTTGCAGGTCAGGATAAAGAAGCAACCGAAAAAGCTAGAAGTTTTTTCACAGGTTATCCGCCATCTTCTCCTTCATTTGCATTATTGAAGGATGGTAAATTATGCACGATGGTTGAAAGACATCAAATCGAAGGCCATGATCCAATGTCTGTTGTATTAACTTTGCAAAATGCATTCGAAGAATATTGCGAAGAACTTTAATTATTGGAATAGGAAAGGCCGATCCTTAAGGGATTGGCCTTTTTTTGCGTTAGTAAAATAGCTTTTTATTATAATAGTAAAACTAATTTTTAAAAAGATATTTGCATAAATATTAAAATGTGTTAAAATCCATTACAGTGAATAATTATTAAATCAATGTTATTACTTGAAAATTAATATGCATTCAAGATAAAATACATTTTATTAAAAATAATATTAATTTTCAGTAAAATTATAGGAGGAAAACAAATGAAAAAGGGAATAATTTTATTTTTGACAACAGTCCTGCTTGTCGGGCTATTAGCAGCATGCGGCACAGCGGATAAAAAGGAAACAACAGGAAGCAAGGATAAAAAAGTCCTCATCATGGGTACTTCAGCTGACTACAAGCCATTTGAATATATTGAAACTGGCAAAAGCGATGAGATTAAGGGATTTGATGTAGACCTAGCTAAAGCCATTGCTGGAAAGCTGGGCTATAAAGTAGAAGTCAAGGACATTGATTTCAGCGGACTGATTCAGTCATTAAAGTCTAAACAGGTTGATTTTGTATTGGCTGGTATGACACCTACTGAAAAAAGAAAGAAAAACGTAGATTTCAGCGACATTTATTATTCTGCCCACGACATGGTAGTCACAAAGAAAGACAGCGGGCTCAATAAGATTGAGGACCTTAAAGGAAAGACTGTAGGCGTTCAGCTTGGTTCCATTCAGGAAGGAAAAGCGAAGGATATTAATAAGACCGTTTCAATTAATATTGAAAACCGTAACCGTATCCCGGATTTAATCCAGGAACTTAAAGCGGGACGCTTTGATGCTGCCGTGATTGAGGATATTGTTGCCAAAGGTTATTTGAAAAAGGAAACAGACCTAACAGGTTTCACTATTGCAGACAACCCGGATGAAACAGGTTCTGCGATCGCCTTCCCTAAAGGAAGCGATCTGACTGAGAAATTTAATAAAGAGCTGAAAAAAATGAAAGATAACGGTGAACTAAATAAGCTGGTTGTTAAATGGTTCGGCGGGGAACAATAAAATTTGCCGATAATTAGACGTTCAGGGGGCTCTGCCCTTCTGAACGTTTTACGTTTTTAAAGTTATTGGCTGTACTTAAAAATAGAGGGGAATGAAATTTGGAATGAATCTTGATTTTGCACAATTTATACCCTCGATACCGTATATTTTAAGGGGTATCAAGGTTACGCTTCAAATAGTGCTTCTTGCAGGGCTTTTAGGCTTCGCATTAGGAATTGTTTTATCTTTTTTCAAAATAAGCTCTATTAAGTTTTTAGGATGGATTGCAGACGCCTATACATCTGTTTTTCGAGGAACACCATTAGTACTGCAATTAATGCTGATTTATTATGGATCTCCGCAGGTTGTTGGATATCAAATTGAACCATATACTGCTGCGATTCTCTCCTTTGCACTTAATTCGGGTGCTTATATTTCCGAGATTATCCGTGCGGGAATCCTGGCTGTCGATAAAGGACAGAAAGAAGCAGCGATGGCTCTTGGAGTTCCTTACGGGAAAATGATGTGGGATATTATCCTTCCGCAGGCTTTGAAAAATATCCTTCCTGCATTAATGAATGAATTTATTTCATTAACAAAGGAATCGGCCATTGTAACGACCATTGGCGTTACGGACGTAATGCGCCGTTCCTATCAAGCAGGTGCAGACAACTTTTCCTTCTTTGAACCATTAATTATTGCCGGTGCGATTTATTATGTAATGGTAATGGTACTAACATTGCTGGGCAAAGCGTTAGAAAGGAGAATGAGACGCAGTGATTAAGGTGGATGATTTGCATAAAAATTTTGGCAAGCTTGAGGTATTAAAGGGGATTACCACCACGATTGAAGAAGGAGAGGTAGTGGCAATAATTGGTCCTTCCGGCTCTGGGAAATCGACATTTCTGCGTTGCATGAACCTTCTCGAAACACCGACAAGCGGCCATGTATGGATTGGCAAAGAAGAAGTAACGAATAAGCAAACAAATATTTTGAAGGTACGCCAGAATGTTGGTATGGTATTTCAGCACTTTTATCTTTTTCCTCATAAAACGGTTTTAGAAAATTTGACCTATGCTCCGATAAAAGTTAAAGGCTTATCGAAACAGGAGGCCAAAAAATCGGACTTTCACTGCTAGAGAAAGTGGGTTTATCAGATAAAGCGTCGGAATATCCGACAAGATTATCTGGCGGACAAAAACAGCGAGTGGCGATAGCTAGGGCCTGGCTATGGAGCCGAACGTAATGCTTTTTGATGAGCCGACTTCAGCGCTTGACCCTGAAATGGTCAAAGAGGTACTGGATGTTATGAAGTCGCTGGCACATACTGGAATGACGATGGCAATCGTAACCCATGAAATGGGATTTGCACGTGAGGTTGCTGATAGAGTACTCTTCCTTGATGGTGGAATTCTTGTAGAAGATGCCCCGCCAGAGGAGTTCTTTTTAAACCCCCAGAGCAAACGGGCTCAGGATTTCTTGCAAAAAATGCTTTAAAAAGTATATGATTTATGAGAAAGGTGATCCATGGGTCATCTTTTTCTTTTGCATTAATTTAGTAACATGGCTCTTATACACATAGAAAAACGGGAAGTATAAAAATAGAATGCCAGCAATAAGCAAAAAGTTTGCTTGTGCTTAGAACAATGGGAGAGCGATTTATGAAGTTTAGAATTGGATACCGTACGATAAAAACTTCTGCCGGGGCAGCCATCTCCATTATCATTGCCCAGCAGCTTGGATTACATAATTTTGTATCAGCAGGGATTTTAACCATCCTTTGTATTCAAGTGACAAAAATGCGGTCTTTAAGGACTGCGTGGGACCGTTTTTTAGCATGCGTTATGGCCATGCCTTTTTCAGCATTATTTTTTGAAGGGATAGCCTATCATCCCATTATGATTGGAGTTTTGCTGCTGTTTTTCATCCCGACGATTGTAATGCTCAAAGCAAAGGATGGTGTCGTAACAAGCAGCGTCATTATCCTGCATATTTATTCAGCGGGAAAGGTAACATCAGGTCTTCTGCTGAATGAACTGGGCGTCATCATCACAGGCATTGGAGTTGCCCTAGTGATGAATCTGTATATGCCGAGTGCTGAGAAGAAGCTTGACCTGTATAGATGCAGGATTGAGGAAAACTTTAGAAAAATCTTTTGTGAGTTGGTCTGCTATTTGAGAAGGAATGAAAGTGATTGGGATGGAAGAGAAATCACCGAAACGGCAAAATGGATCGATGAAGCAAAAATCCTTGCCTTTCGTGATGTTGAAAATCATTTTTTAAGAAGTGAAAATATCTACTATCAATACTTCAAAATGAGAGAGAAGCAATTTGAAATTATTGAACGCGTTTTACCCCTTGTCACCTCATTGACGACTTCCGTTAAACAGGGAAAAATGATAGCGGATTTTCTTGAAGAACTCTCAGAAAACATACATCCGGGGAATACTGCTCTTTTCTATATTGAAAAACTAATGAGGATGAAAGTCGAATTTGAAGAAATGGAGCTTCCGAAAACGAGGGAAGAATTTGAAATAAGAGCGGCATTGTTTCAATTGATTAACGAAATAAAACAATATCTTATCCTAAAAAGCTCATTTAAAGGGATTAAACAAACAGGAATTTTGGCTAAAACAGAGGCATAGATAAATGGAATACCATAGATAGAATTAATTTTTTCTTAAAAGCTTCGGGTATGAATGAAGGGGAGGAAATAGAAGCAAACTATGGAAAAAAGCAGGTGGTTGGAATGCTGAAGATTTTCTCGCCGCTCCTTATTTCGTTTTTTCTTTCTCCCCTTCTGCCGCTGGCGCAAACCCGGTGCCAGGCGATCCGTTTGTTATCGTGAATAAAAGGACAAATGAATTGGCTTTAATTCAGGATAACAGGGTCCAGACAATAGTAAGTGTTGCAACGGGAAAAACAATAGAATTAACCCCTGAGGGAATCTTTACCATTACCGTAAAGGCTAAAAATCCCTATTTCAGAAAGAAAAACATTCCTGGCGGTGACCCGAAAAATCCGCTTGGAGCCAGATGGATTGGGTTTGATGCCAACGGAACAGATGGAAGGACGTATGGCATACATGGGACCAATCAGCCTGCTTCAATTGGAAAATACGTTTCACAAGGCTGTATCAGAACACAAAACGAGGTCATTTCTTCCTTGTATCCTCTGATACCCATCGGAACGAAGGTGCTAGTAACCTCTTCCCGAAAAAGTTTCGATGAACTCGGAAAACAAAATAATGCTATCAAATAAAAAAGGGACTGTCCGTAACGGAGAGTCCCTTGAGTTATTATTTTAAAAGAAGCTTGCAATCCCCAGCAGGAGGGTTGAAGCAAGCATGGCAAATATCATTAAATAAACGACAATTTTTCTTGATTTCCGATTGGACATATTCATTCTCCTCCTCAATGCAGGCCGTAAATAGGATACAAGTCTATTTTAACTTTTCTCTGCCAATTGAACAATGCCCTTACCAGAATATTTTAGGAAGGATTTATGACATTTTTAACGAATAATAAAATTGTCGAATACTTTTTAAATTTTGAAAATGGAGGGCAAAAAATGATAAAAAAAGTCGATCATATTGGAATTGCTGTCGCTTCTCTGGAAAAAGCCCTTCCTTTCTATACGGAAGTGTTAAAACTTTCTTTATTGGGGATAGAAGTAGTGGAGAGCGAGGGAGTGAAAGTGGCTTTTCTTCAGGCAGGTGAGACGAAGCTTGAATTGCTTGAGCCTACAAATGAAGAGAGCCCAATCGCAAAGTTTATTGAAAAGAGGGGCGAGGGCATCCATCATGTCGCTCTCGGGGTCGATTCGATCCAGGAGAGAATAGATGAAATTAAAGAGAAGGGAATCCGGATGATTCAGGATCAGCCAAAAACTGGTGCAGGCGGAGCCTTGGTCGCTTTCATGCATCCAAAATCAACAGGTGGAGTTTTATACGAGCTTTGTGAAAAGAAAGGGATGGAAGAACAGCATGGTTGATATTTATGAAAAAATAAATGAATTATATGACAGGCGCCGCGAAGTAGAAATGGGCGGCGGTGATGAGAGAATAGAAAAGCAGCATCAAAAAGGGAAGCTGACAGCACGGGAAAGAATTGAACTTTTGGTCGATAAAGGCTCCTTTGTCGAATTGAATCCTTTTATTGAGCATAGAACTAGCGATTTCGGACTTGAAGACCAGAAAGGTCCAGGAGACGGGGTTGTAACTGGTTACGGTAAAGTTAACGGCCTGCCCATTTATCTGTTTTCACAGGATTTCACCGTTTTTGGGGGAGCACTCGGAGAAATGCACGCTAAAAAGATTGCCAATGTAATGGATTTGGCCGCTAAAAATGGCGCTCCTTTTGTTGGCTTGAATGATTCAGGCGGTGCGAGAATCCAGGAAGGTGTCGTTTCTCTTGATGGCTATGGACATATTTTTTATAGAAATTCCATATACTCAGGTGTCATTCCACAAATATCGGTAATCATGGGTCCTTGTGCAGGTGGAGCAGTTTATTCTCCAGCGATTACTGACTTCGTTTTTATGGTC encodes:
- a CDS encoding BrxA/BrxB family bacilliredoxin translates to MNMDFNFFMNDVVRQARQEIVTAGYTELTTPEEVEDAFSQKGTTLVMVNSVCGCAGGIARPAAAHALHYDKRPDHVVTVFAGQDKEATEKARSFFTGYPPSSPSFALLKDGKLCTMVERHQIEGHDPMSVVLTLQNAFEEYCEEL
- a CDS encoding transporter substrate-binding domain-containing protein, yielding MKKGIILFLTTVLLVGLLAACGTADKKETTGSKDKKVLIMGTSADYKPFEYIETGKSDEIKGFDVDLAKAIAGKLGYKVEVKDIDFSGLIQSLKSKQVDFVLAGMTPTEKRKKNVDFSDIYYSAHDMVVTKKDSGLNKIEDLKGKTVGVQLGSIQEGKAKDINKTVSINIENRNRIPDLIQELKAGRFDAAVIEDIVAKGYLKKETDLTGFTIADNPDETGSAIAFPKGSDLTEKFNKELKKMKDNGELNKLVVKWFGGEQ
- a CDS encoding amino acid ABC transporter permease; translation: MNLDFAQFIPSIPYILRGIKVTLQIVLLAGLLGFALGIVLSFFKISSIKFLGWIADAYTSVFRGTPLVLQLMLIYYGSPQVVGYQIEPYTAAILSFALNSGAYISEIIRAGILAVDKGQKEAAMALGVPYGKMMWDIILPQALKNILPALMNEFISLTKESAIVTTIGVTDVMRRSYQAGADNFSFFEPLIIAGAIYYVMVMVLTLLGKALERRMRRSD
- a CDS encoding aromatic acid exporter family protein — encoded protein: MKFRIGYRTIKTSAGAAISIIIAQQLGLHNFVSAGILTILCIQVTKMRSLRTAWDRFLACVMAMPFSALFFEGIAYHPIMIGVLLLFFIPTIVMLKAKDGVVTSSVIILHIYSAGKVTSGLLLNELGVIITGIGVALVMNLYMPSAEKKLDLYRCRIEENFRKIFCELVCYLRRNESDWDGREITETAKWIDEAKILAFRDVENHFLRSENIYYQYFKMREKQFEIIERVLPLVTSLTTSVKQGKMIADFLEELSENIHPGNTALFYIEKLMRMKVEFEEMELPKTREEFEIRAALFQLINEIKQYLILKSSFKGIKQTGILAKTEA
- a CDS encoding L,D-transpeptidase, producing the protein MPGDPFVIVNKRTNELALIQDNRVQTIVSVATGKTIELTPEGIFTITVKAKNPYFRKKNIPGGDPKNPLGARWIGFDANGTDGRTYGIHGTNQPASIGKYVSQGCIRTQNEVISSLYPLIPIGTKVLVTSSRKSFDELGKQNNAIK
- the prli42 gene encoding stressosome-associated protein Prli42 translates to MSNRKSRKIVVYLMIFAMLASTLLLGIASFF
- the mce gene encoding methylmalonyl-CoA epimerase; the encoded protein is MIKKVDHIGIAVASLEKALPFYTEVLKLSLLGIEVVESEGVKVAFLQAGETKLELLEPTNEESPIAKFIEKRGEGIHHVALGVDSIQERIDEIKEKGIRMIQDQPKTGAGGALVAFMHPKSTGGVLYELCEKKGMEEQHG